One genomic segment of Virgibacillus doumboii includes these proteins:
- a CDS encoding HesB/YadR/YfhF family protein, with product MNLSVTENAAKWYKSEFEIEQSAQVQFFVRYGFGGIIPGFSLGVRLDKPVDIYASCESEGITFFIDSKDAWYFDDKNLKIQLDEQTDEPEFIYS from the coding sequence TTGAACTTAAGCGTGACTGAAAATGCAGCAAAGTGGTACAAAAGTGAATTCGAAATAGAGCAATCCGCACAAGTACAATTCTTTGTACGTTATGGTTTTGGGGGAATTATCCCCGGTTTCTCACTCGGAGTAAGGCTGGATAAACCAGTCGACATATATGCATCATGCGAATCTGAAGGAATTACTTTTTTCATTGACAGTAAGGATGCATGGTATTTTGATGATAAGAATTTAAAGATTCAACTGGATGAACAGACTGATGAACCGGAATTTATTTACTCATGA
- the folE2 gene encoding GTP cyclohydrolase FolE2: protein MDKAKTLPKKQLPNKAQRHKLFGSVQPGPKTKPSEKSKMADLQNTREDFLFDLDSVGISNVKHPITVTSNLNPTVQTSIGTFKFSSSIAKESKGTNMSRFTEQLQKYHQQGFTIDFKTLKTFTKDLAERLDQKDAEIEVSFPWFFERKGPQSELSGMNHADITVNVSYDSDSGFSINTSLAALITTLCPCSKEISEYSAHNQRGQVTMRVSLAEDFDEDTTDWKEMLLEAAESNASARLHPVLKRPDEKMVTEQAYENPRFVEDIVRLVAADLYEMPFVTKFNVQCRNEESIHMHDAIASVTYDKTQDQS, encoded by the coding sequence ATGGATAAAGCTAAGACCTTACCTAAAAAGCAGTTACCAAACAAAGCACAACGACATAAATTATTTGGCTCAGTACAGCCAGGCCCAAAAACAAAACCAAGTGAAAAAAGTAAAATGGCCGATCTTCAAAACACGAGAGAAGACTTTCTGTTTGATCTGGATTCAGTCGGAATTTCCAATGTGAAACACCCGATTACAGTGACCAGTAATTTAAATCCAACTGTCCAAACGAGTATCGGTACATTTAAATTTTCATCAAGTATCGCAAAAGAAAGCAAAGGAACAAATATGAGCCGTTTTACTGAACAGCTTCAAAAATATCATCAGCAAGGGTTTACCATTGATTTTAAAACGCTAAAAACCTTTACGAAAGATTTAGCAGAAAGGTTAGACCAAAAAGATGCTGAAATTGAAGTGAGTTTCCCATGGTTTTTCGAAAGGAAAGGTCCTCAATCAGAGCTTTCCGGAATGAACCATGCGGATATTACAGTAAACGTATCCTATGATTCCGATTCAGGTTTTTCCATAAATACTTCACTCGCTGCACTTATAACAACACTATGCCCTTGTTCTAAAGAAATAAGTGAGTACAGCGCACATAATCAGCGCGGACAAGTGACAATGCGTGTTTCTTTAGCGGAAGATTTTGATGAGGATACGACAGATTGGAAGGAAATGCTGCTTGAAGCTGCCGAAAGTAATGCCAGTGCCAGACTTCACCCGGTTTTAAAACGTCCTGATGAAAAAATGGTTACCGAACAGGCATATGAAAATCCCCGATTTGTTGAAGATATAGTTCGTTTAGTCGCTGCAGATTTATATGAAATGCCTTTTGTTACAAAATTTAATGTTCAATGCCGTAATGAGGAATCTATCCATATGCATGATGCGATAGCTTCAGTAACATATGATAAAACACAAGACCAATCTTAA
- a CDS encoding ABC transporter permease/substrate-binding protein produces the protein MQEFISVFQKRQDMLLETIWEHLQVSLISLIIAIIIAVPLGLLLTRYKRIAEPVIGLSAIMQTIPSLAVLAFLIPFFGIGIRPAIIALTLYGLLPILRNTYTGIKEVNPALKEAATGMGMNSLKRLTKVELPIAMPVIMAGVRTSMVLIVGTTTIAALIGAGGLGELILLGIDRGADLNLILLGAIPAALLAIALDFILRGFERFSKRAGFKSFIAMLIIAILIVGSPLVFTSEQRADLTIGGKLGSEPAILINMYKLLIEEETDLNVELKPGLGKTAFVFSALKNGSIDIYPEFTGTAIVTHLEQEAESNKKQGVYKQAKKGMKEKYGMIMLKPMQFNNTYAVATTKELAEKHNLQTIGDLNKLEDDITAGFTLEFKDRYDGYVGMQDVYNLDIANVKTMEPGIRQEALANGNVDIIDAYATDSYMIELNLVTLDDPENLFPPYQGAPLLREDTLEKYPELKEILNQLGGKITDDQMRQMNYQVDYEDQSPELVAKEYLVDQGLLEK, from the coding sequence ATGCAGGAATTTATTTCTGTTTTCCAGAAAAGACAGGATATGCTGTTGGAGACAATTTGGGAGCATCTGCAAGTCTCATTGATATCCTTAATAATAGCGATTATTATTGCAGTCCCGCTTGGTTTGTTACTTACAAGGTATAAACGAATTGCAGAACCGGTTATCGGCTTATCGGCTATTATGCAGACGATACCAAGTTTAGCGGTTTTGGCATTTTTAATTCCCTTTTTCGGCATTGGAATAAGACCAGCAATAATAGCACTGACATTATATGGTTTGCTGCCTATCCTTCGTAATACATATACTGGAATTAAGGAAGTAAATCCCGCTTTAAAAGAAGCAGCAACCGGTATGGGAATGAACTCATTAAAGCGTTTGACCAAAGTAGAGTTACCAATTGCTATGCCGGTAATTATGGCGGGAGTCCGAACATCGATGGTATTAATTGTCGGAACAACGACGATTGCAGCATTAATTGGTGCAGGGGGGCTTGGTGAATTAATCCTGCTTGGAATTGACCGTGGTGCCGACTTGAATCTGATTCTTCTTGGCGCCATCCCTGCTGCATTATTAGCCATTGCTCTGGATTTTATATTGCGAGGCTTTGAACGGTTTTCAAAGCGGGCAGGATTTAAATCGTTCATTGCAATGTTAATCATCGCAATACTTATCGTGGGATCACCTTTAGTATTTACCTCTGAACAAAGAGCTGATTTGACTATTGGAGGTAAACTTGGTTCAGAGCCTGCAATATTAATTAATATGTATAAATTGCTTATTGAAGAAGAAACTGACTTAAACGTAGAACTTAAACCAGGTCTGGGTAAAACTGCTTTTGTATTCAGTGCATTAAAAAATGGCAGTATCGATATTTATCCTGAATTTACCGGTACAGCAATTGTAACCCATTTGGAACAGGAAGCAGAGAGCAACAAGAAACAAGGAGTGTATAAGCAGGCCAAAAAAGGCATGAAAGAAAAATACGGGATGATAATGTTAAAGCCTATGCAGTTTAATAACACGTATGCAGTTGCCACAACAAAAGAACTTGCTGAAAAGCATAACTTGCAAACGATCGGTGATTTAAACAAGCTGGAGGATGATATTACTGCCGGATTTACTTTGGAGTTCAAAGATCGATATGATGGGTATGTAGGAATGCAGGATGTGTATAATCTGGATATTGCCAACGTTAAAACAATGGAACCGGGAATTCGCCAGGAAGCATTAGCTAATGGCAATGTAGACATAATTGATGCGTATGCAACAGACAGTTATATGATTGAATTGAATCTGGTAACGCTTGATGATCCGGAAAACCTGTTTCCTCCGTATCAAGGTGCTCCTTTATTAAGAGAAGATACACTTGAAAAGTATCCTGAGCTGAAGGAAATATTAAATCAGCTTGGGGGTAAGATAACGGATGATCAAATGCGGCAGATGAATTATCAGGTTGATTATGAAGACCAATCACCTGAATTGGTTGCCAAGGAATATTTAGTGGATCAAGGTTTACTTGAGAAGTAA
- the yidD gene encoding membrane protein insertion efficiency factor YidD, which yields MKYFFIGFIKFYQRVISPFKPRTCRFFPTCSQYGLEAYKRFGAFKGTYLTIKRISKCHPFHPGGVDLVPEKSDKRKNTSTSRS from the coding sequence ATGAAATATTTTTTTATAGGATTTATTAAATTCTACCAAAGGGTTATCAGTCCGTTTAAACCACGCACATGCAGGTTTTTTCCTACCTGTTCACAATATGGTCTTGAAGCGTACAAACGATTTGGTGCGTTTAAAGGAACCTATTTAACCATTAAGCGAATAAGTAAATGTCATCCTTTCCATCCAGGTGGTGTGGATTTAGTACCTGAAAAAAGTGATAAGCGTAAAAATACCAGCACATCAAGGAGTTGA
- a CDS encoding CoA-binding protein gives MSWENPSNETIKEILESAKTVAVVGLSDKPDRTSYQISKIMQEQGYKIIPVNPTIDEVLGEKAYKSLTDIDEEIDIINVFRRPEFLPDIAKEAAQTDCRVFWAQQGIISQEAYDYLKNRDFTVIMDMCIKVAHSILVK, from the coding sequence ATGTCATGGGAAAACCCATCAAACGAAACAATAAAAGAAATTTTAGAATCTGCAAAAACTGTGGCTGTCGTAGGTCTATCTGATAAGCCTGATAGAACTTCTTATCAAATATCAAAAATCATGCAGGAACAGGGATATAAAATTATTCCTGTTAACCCAACGATTGATGAAGTTCTTGGTGAAAAAGCTTATAAATCGCTGACAGATATAGATGAGGAAATCGATATTATTAATGTGTTCCGGAGGCCAGAGTTTTTGCCGGATATTGCAAAAGAAGCTGCACAAACCGATTGTCGGGTATTCTGGGCTCAACAAGGTATCATCAGTCAGGAAGCTTATGATTATTTGAAAAACCGGGACTTCACAGTAATAATGGATATGTGTATAAAAGTAGCACATTCTATTCTTGTGAAATAG
- the plsY gene encoding glycerol-3-phosphate 1-O-acyltransferase PlsY, which produces MEYIVFAIIAYILGSIPSGLIVGKLGYNIDIREHGSGNLGGTNTFRVLGIKAGALVTLADILKGTAATVIPLFFDADVYRLVIGLFAVLGHTYPLFAKFKGGKAVATSGGIILGINPILFAIMIGSFILTLYISKYVSLSSIITGIVAVICSIIFKDVGLIFVTSALTIFVFYRHTDNIKRIKNKTEPKIKWM; this is translated from the coding sequence GTGGAGTATATTGTTTTTGCAATCATTGCATATATTTTAGGGTCAATTCCCTCAGGACTTATTGTTGGGAAACTCGGTTACAATATTGATATTCGTGAACATGGAAGTGGTAATTTAGGTGGAACAAATACATTCCGTGTTTTAGGCATTAAAGCAGGTGCTCTTGTTACACTGGCGGATATCCTGAAAGGGACAGCTGCAACGGTAATTCCTTTATTTTTCGATGCTGATGTATACCGGCTGGTAATTGGTCTGTTTGCTGTATTAGGCCACACCTACCCATTATTTGCCAAGTTTAAAGGTGGAAAAGCAGTTGCAACATCAGGAGGGATTATACTCGGGATTAATCCGATTTTATTTGCTATAATGATTGGCTCATTTATCCTGACTTTGTATATATCCAAATATGTTTCACTGTCATCGATAATTACCGGTATCGTTGCTGTTATCTGTTCAATTATATTTAAGGATGTCGGACTAATATTTGTCACGTCTGCCTTGACTATATTTGTTTTCTACCGGCATACAGATAACATTAAACGTATTAAAAACAAAACAGAACCGAAAATAAAATGGATGTAA
- the tlp gene encoding small acid-soluble spore protein Tlp, which translates to MNDKYKPKPDDRSDNVEKLQGMVQDTIENIEDAHETMKFSSGEEKQNIKEKNKRRERAIEGMRQEISDEYNHNQHN; encoded by the coding sequence ATGAACGATAAATACAAACCAAAACCTGATGATCGCAGTGATAATGTTGAAAAACTTCAAGGCATGGTCCAGGATACAATTGAGAATATTGAAGATGCTCATGAAACAATGAAGTTTTCATCCGGTGAAGAAAAACAGAATATAAAAGAAAAGAATAAGCGCCGAGAACGAGCAATTGAAGGCATGCGACAGGAAATAAGTGATGAATACAACCATAATCAGCATAATTAG
- a CDS encoding acyl-CoA thioesterase encodes MNKIQTPIEVRYQETDQMGVVYHANYLVWFEIGRTKYIENLGFNYTEMEKHNVVSPVVDAQISFKRPIRYGEQVTVETWIEKYDGIRTLYAYNILNNDGKIAVSGTTQHVIVKKDSFRPLSLKKRFPDWHQAYSEQLNGDS; translated from the coding sequence TTGAATAAGATACAAACACCAATTGAAGTAAGATATCAGGAAACAGATCAAATGGGAGTTGTTTATCATGCCAATTATCTGGTTTGGTTTGAAATCGGACGAACCAAGTACATAGAAAACTTAGGATTTAACTATACTGAAATGGAAAAGCATAATGTCGTTTCACCTGTGGTGGATGCACAAATATCGTTTAAAAGACCGATCCGCTATGGGGAACAAGTCACAGTTGAGACATGGATTGAAAAATATGATGGAATCCGAACGTTGTATGCCTATAACATTCTTAATAATGACGGTAAAATTGCTGTTAGTGGTACAACGCAGCATGTTATTGTTAAGAAGGACAGTTTCCGTCCATTGTCATTGAAAAAAAGATTTCCGGATTGGCATCAGGCATATTCGGAACAACTTAATGGTGATTCATAA
- the parE gene encoding DNA topoisomerase IV subunit B — translation MVKQSMNYTDDSIQVLEGLEAVRKRPGMYIGSTDQRGLHHLVFEIVDNAVDEALAGYGDVIKVTVHKDNSISVEDNGRGIPTGMHSTGKPTTEVIFTVLHAGGKFGQGGYKTSGGLHGVGASVVNALSEWLEVTIFREGNKYFQRFENGGMPAGSIQKLGKTNKKGSIIHFKPDTTIFSTVVYNFETLSERLREAAFLLKGLKVELIDERDQIKEEYQFPDGLESFVTYINEEKDTLHQVVSFEGEQQGIEVDFAFQFNDGFVESMLSFVNHVRTKDGGTHESGARTGITRTFNDYARKNNLLKEKDKNLEGTDIREGLTAIVSVRIPEEMLQFEGQTKGKLGTSEARSVVDAVVSEKLSYFLEENPDAAGMLIKKAIKAKEAREAARKAREDARTGKKKKRKDTLLSGKLTPAQSKNAKKNELYLVEGDSAGGSAKQGRDRKFQAVLPLRGKVINTEKAKLEDVFKNEEISTIIHTIGAGVGGDFDLEDVQYDKIVIMTDADTDGAHIQVLLLTFFYRYMRPLVEAGKVYIALPPLYKISKGKGKKEKVVYAWDDDEMKKAIKEFKNGYIIQRYKGLGEMNADQLWETTMNPESRTLIRVTIEDLARAERRVTTLMGDKVEPRRKWIEGHVEFGMTEDASILENDKIHS, via the coding sequence ATGGTAAAACAGTCGATGAACTATACAGATGATTCAATTCAAGTACTCGAAGGTCTGGAAGCTGTCAGAAAAAGACCAGGAATGTATATAGGCAGCACCGATCAACGGGGATTGCACCATTTGGTTTTTGAAATTGTAGATAATGCAGTTGATGAAGCTTTGGCAGGATATGGTGATGTGATTAAGGTTACCGTACATAAAGATAACAGCATTTCAGTGGAAGACAACGGAAGAGGAATACCAACCGGAATGCACAGCACCGGCAAGCCAACAACGGAAGTTATTTTCACTGTTCTCCACGCTGGAGGGAAATTTGGCCAGGGTGGATACAAAACGAGTGGCGGCCTGCACGGCGTTGGTGCTTCAGTAGTGAATGCATTATCAGAATGGCTTGAAGTAACTATTTTTCGTGAAGGGAATAAGTATTTCCAGCGTTTTGAAAATGGTGGAATGCCAGCAGGTTCCATTCAAAAGCTTGGAAAGACGAATAAAAAAGGATCAATCATTCACTTTAAGCCGGACACAACCATTTTTTCAACGGTCGTTTATAACTTTGAAACCTTATCTGAACGACTGCGTGAAGCAGCCTTTTTGTTAAAAGGATTAAAAGTTGAACTAATCGATGAACGGGATCAGATAAAGGAAGAATACCAGTTCCCGGATGGGCTGGAGTCGTTTGTCACATACATTAACGAAGAAAAGGATACATTGCATCAGGTTGTTTCATTTGAAGGGGAGCAGCAGGGTATTGAGGTTGACTTCGCATTCCAATTTAATGACGGATTTGTTGAAAGTATGCTTTCTTTTGTTAATCATGTACGTACAAAAGATGGAGGAACACATGAATCCGGGGCGCGGACCGGAATAACACGAACGTTTAACGATTATGCCAGAAAAAACAACCTTCTTAAAGAAAAGGACAAAAATCTCGAAGGCACAGATATCCGTGAAGGACTAACTGCAATCGTTTCCGTACGTATTCCGGAAGAAATGCTTCAATTCGAAGGTCAGACCAAAGGCAAGCTGGGAACTTCCGAGGCACGCTCTGTTGTTGATGCGGTTGTCTCTGAGAAACTGTCCTATTTCCTTGAAGAAAATCCCGATGCTGCAGGAATGTTAATTAAAAAAGCAATAAAAGCAAAAGAGGCCCGTGAAGCTGCCAGAAAAGCCAGGGAAGATGCGAGAACAGGCAAAAAGAAAAAACGTAAAGATACGTTGTTAAGCGGGAAACTTACTCCTGCTCAGTCAAAAAACGCAAAAAAGAATGAGTTGTATTTGGTAGAGGGTGACTCTGCGGGTGGATCTGCCAAGCAGGGACGTGATCGGAAATTTCAAGCCGTACTGCCATTACGCGGAAAAGTTATTAATACGGAAAAAGCAAAATTGGAAGATGTTTTTAAGAACGAAGAAATTTCAACAATTATCCATACAATTGGTGCTGGCGTCGGCGGAGACTTTGATTTAGAGGATGTGCAATACGATAAGATTGTTATCATGACTGACGCTGACACAGACGGGGCACACATTCAAGTTCTGCTCTTGACTTTCTTTTACCGGTATATGCGTCCACTTGTCGAAGCTGGAAAAGTGTATATAGCGCTACCTCCTTTATACAAAATTTCAAAAGGTAAAGGTAAGAAAGAAAAGGTAGTCTATGCTTGGGATGATGATGAAATGAAGAAGGCAATTAAGGAATTTAAAAATGGTTATATCATTCAGCGGTATAAAGGTCTTGGTGAAATGAATGCAGATCAGCTATGGGAAACGACCATGAATCCGGAATCAAGGACTTTAATCCGTGTAACTATTGAAGATTTAGCGCGGGCTGAACGACGGGTTACCACTTTAATGGGCGACAAGGTTGAACCGAGAAGGAAATGGATCGAGGGCCACGTTGAATTCGGCATGACAGAAGACGCCAGTATTTTGGAAAACGATAAGATACACTCTTAA
- a CDS encoding ABC transporter ATP-binding protein, giving the protein MIEFSNVKKVYPDGTEALKNFSLTVNKGELVTLIGPSGCGKTTTMKMVNRLIEPTAGSIYIDGKNITDYNIHELRWNIGYVLQEIALFPHMTIEENIAVVPEMKKWRRDKIRERSIELLDMVGLDPSKFKGRMPDELSGGEQQRIGVIRALVADPDIILMDEPFSALDPISREYLQNDIRKLQKEIRKTIIFVTHDMDEAMAIGDKVCLMREGEIVQVDTPQRLILNPKSQFVKDFIGERKSPWQTAVDVIADQTGSQVITKSDVEQNKFPGRGMFVIRDENNKLLGAVEDGQERQVQHLENDMPLYKAEEILQASNQTVFPVLKSGELVGTLTYKNIVSFLKSKSRLENGVIQ; this is encoded by the coding sequence ATGATTGAATTCAGTAACGTAAAAAAAGTATATCCTGATGGTACAGAGGCTCTTAAGAATTTTTCATTAACAGTAAATAAAGGTGAACTGGTCACGTTAATCGGTCCGAGCGGGTGTGGCAAGACAACCACAATGAAGATGGTAAATCGGTTAATTGAACCTACAGCAGGAAGTATTTACATAGATGGCAAAAATATCACTGACTATAATATACATGAATTACGGTGGAATATTGGATATGTGCTGCAGGAAATTGCCTTATTTCCTCATATGACAATCGAGGAAAATATTGCTGTAGTTCCGGAAATGAAAAAGTGGAGGCGGGATAAAATCAGGGAAAGAAGCATTGAATTGCTGGATATGGTTGGACTCGACCCATCTAAATTTAAAGGTCGGATGCCTGACGAACTGTCTGGTGGGGAACAGCAGCGGATTGGGGTAATACGTGCATTGGTTGCCGATCCGGACATTATTTTAATGGACGAGCCATTTAGTGCCCTTGATCCAATAAGTCGTGAATACTTACAGAATGATATTAGAAAACTGCAGAAGGAGATCAGAAAGACGATTATTTTTGTTACACATGATATGGATGAAGCAATGGCAATCGGTGATAAAGTCTGTCTTATGAGAGAAGGGGAAATTGTACAAGTTGACACGCCTCAGCGGCTTATTTTGAATCCAAAATCGCAGTTTGTAAAAGACTTCATTGGTGAAAGAAAGTCTCCATGGCAAACTGCAGTTGATGTTATAGCAGATCAGACCGGTTCTCAGGTCATAACGAAAAGTGATGTCGAACAAAACAAATTCCCTGGCCGTGGCATGTTTGTTATTCGGGATGAAAATAATAAACTTTTAGGAGCCGTGGAAGATGGGCAAGAACGGCAAGTACAGCATTTGGAAAATGATATGCCACTTTATAAGGCAGAAGAAATATTACAAGCGAGTAACCAAACGGTGTTCCCTGTCCTAAAATCAGGTGAACTGGTTGGTACACTTACCTACAAAAATATTGTTTCGTTTTTAAAAAGTAAATCCAGGCTGGAAAACGGGGTGATTCAGTAA
- a CDS encoding FbpB family small basic protein, translating to MTISLKKRVSFDELVKENRRQILEDRSRLEEIENGLETKHELLNKKKAK from the coding sequence ATTACTATTTCTTTAAAAAAACGGGTTTCCTTTGATGAACTGGTAAAGGAAAACAGAAGACAGATATTAGAGGATCGCAGCCGATTAGAAGAAATAGAGAATGGTCTTGAAACGAAACACGAGCTTTTAAATAAAAAGAAAGCAAAATAA
- a CDS encoding redoxin domain-containing protein: protein MVKQLIGVAVMAFLIVVAIIGFMDDNTSETSTSNTDSGNAQGAGIVAPGQSSIEVGKMAPDFKVETLSGDTFQLSDLRGKKVILNFWASWCGPCKKEMPEMQKFHEKYGDKVEVIAVNLTDSETGGGVKKVRNYIDKYGYTYPVPLDKKGKVKELYNVAGVPSTYFIGTDGKVQQPPKLGPMTYEYMVEMANKLD, encoded by the coding sequence ATGGTAAAGCAATTAATCGGAGTTGCAGTAATGGCTTTTTTGATTGTAGTGGCCATCATTGGGTTTATGGACGATAATACAAGTGAGACAAGCACCTCAAACACTGATTCAGGTAATGCTCAAGGTGCTGGGATTGTTGCCCCCGGACAATCGAGTATTGAAGTAGGTAAGATGGCTCCGGATTTTAAAGTTGAAACCCTTTCAGGTGATACGTTCCAGTTATCGGATTTACGTGGAAAGAAAGTAATTTTAAATTTTTGGGCATCCTGGTGCGGCCCTTGTAAAAAAGAAATGCCGGAAATGCAGAAATTCCATGAAAAGTACGGTGATAAAGTGGAAGTGATTGCAGTTAACCTTACCGATAGTGAAACAGGCGGCGGGGTGAAGAAAGTACGTAATTACATTGATAAATACGGGTATACATATCCTGTGCCGCTTGATAAAAAAGGAAAGGTAAAGGAATTGTATAACGTTGCCGGTGTTCCGTCCACTTATTTTATCGGGACAGACGGAAAAGTGCAACAACCTCCCAAGCTAGGGCCAATGACATACGAATATATGGTTGAAATGGCAAATAAATTAGATTAA